The Cloeon dipterum chromosome X, ieCloDipt1.1, whole genome shotgun sequence genome includes a window with the following:
- the Aps gene encoding diphosphoinositol polyphosphate phosphohydrolase 2 isoform X2 yields MVKEKPNSTRIYDKDGFRRRAACICVKSPQENEVLLVTSSARPDHWIVPGGGVEPNEEPRVAAVREVREEAGVVGELGRCLGIFENEERKHRTEVFVMTVTEELSEWEDSKNIDRKRKWFAIEDALEQLSRHKPVQLRYLQSLINYKHEPKVT; encoded by the exons ATGGTCAAGGAGAAGCCCAACTCGACCAGGATCTACGACAAGGACGGATTCCGCCGCAGGGCTGCGTGCATCTGCGTCAAAAGTCCGCAGGAGAATGAG GTGCTGCTCGTGACTTCGTCTGCTCGGCCAGACCACTGGATCGTGCCCGGAGGCGGCGTGGAGCCCAACGAGGAGCCCCGAGTGGCCGCCGTGCGGGAGGTGCGCGAGGAGGCCGGCGTGGTCGGCGAGCTGGGCAGATGTCTCGGCATCTTCGAG AACGAGGAGCGCAAGCACAGGACCGAGGTGTTCGTCATGACCGTGACTGAGGAGCTGTCCGAGTGGGAAGACTCAAAAAACATAG ACCGAAAGCGGAAATGGTTCGCGATCGAGGACGCCCTGGAGCAGCTGAGTCGGCACAAGCCGGTGCAGCTGAGGTATTTGCAGTCGCTGATCAACTACAAGCACGAGCCCAAGGTGACCTGA
- the Aps gene encoding diphosphoinositol polyphosphate phosphohydrolase NUDT4B isoform X1: protein MVKEKPNSTRIYDKDGFRRRAACICVKSPQENEVLLVTSSARPDHWIVPGGGVEPNEEPRVAAVREVREEAGVVGELGRCLGIFESCNLQNEERKHRTEVFVMTVTEELSEWEDSKNIDRKRKWFAIEDALEQLSRHKPVQLRYLQSLINYKHEPKVT from the exons ATGGTCAAGGAGAAGCCCAACTCGACCAGGATCTACGACAAGGACGGATTCCGCCGCAGGGCTGCGTGCATCTGCGTCAAAAGTCCGCAGGAGAATGAG GTGCTGCTCGTGACTTCGTCTGCTCGGCCAGACCACTGGATCGTGCCCGGAGGCGGCGTGGAGCCCAACGAGGAGCCCCGAGTGGCCGCCGTGCGGGAGGTGCGCGAGGAGGCCGGCGTGGTCGGCGAGCTGGGCAGATGTCTCGGCATCTTCGAG TCGTGCAATCTGCAGAACGAGGAGCGCAAGCACAGGACCGAGGTGTTCGTCATGACCGTGACTGAGGAGCTGTCCGAGTGGGAAGACTCAAAAAACATAG ACCGAAAGCGGAAATGGTTCGCGATCGAGGACGCCCTGGAGCAGCTGAGTCGGCACAAGCCGGTGCAGCTGAGGTATTTGCAGTCGCTGATCAACTACAAGCACGAGCCCAAGGTGACCTGA